From one Geminocystis sp. M7585_C2015_104 genomic stretch:
- a CDS encoding DUF3038 domain-containing protein produces the protein MQQAQEDLDNFIAPKKVSETPNRLRLIYLAILALGIPLESRIIPISKLELDLVIDYLARLLQNYEELIRRACSLVEQQAEIPPAQRKYYGLVKEYLERFSLLSTSEEFLPLNLSGKNINSIALKVLTDLLFYSSRAGKRYLHSQLQCL, from the coding sequence ATGCAACAGGCTCAAGAGGATTTAGATAATTTTATAGCTCCCAAAAAGGTTTCTGAAACCCCCAACAGACTTAGACTTATCTATTTAGCTATTTTGGCTTTAGGTATTCCTCTTGAATCTCGTATTATTCCTATTAGTAAATTGGAGTTAGATTTAGTAATTGATTATTTAGCAAGGCTGTTACAAAATTATGAAGAATTGATCAGAAGAGCATGTTCTCTGGTGGAACAACAGGCAGAAATCCCCCCGGCCCAGAGAAAATATTATGGCCTGGTAAAAGAATATCTTGAACGATTTTCTCTCCTGTCTACCTCTGAAGAATTCCTCCCCCTGAATTTGTCCGGTAAGAATATTAATTCTATTGCCCTGAAAGTGTTGACAGACTTATTATTCTATAGTAGCAGGGCCGGCAAACGCTATCTCCACTCCCAGTTGCAGTGTCTTTAA
- a CDS encoding zinc ABC transporter substrate-binding protein — MKKWIWCVCLLILIGGCERQANQPGGDKGGIRVVSANTIIADFTQAVGGGRINHTSLLKPGDDPHVYEPVPKDNIELERADIVFYNGYNLEANLIKLIKSTNVRGKAVAVAETERIKPMETEYEGKKQVDPHVWMDVKNAIIMVETIRDELIKTSPKDEAIFKENAAVLIQQLQDLDNWIRQQIASIPVSRRKLITTHDAFQYYGRAYGIKILGTLIGISTEEQPSAQTVRELVAKIRNSGVETVFVETSINPRLMETVAVEAGVRVASEKLYSDSLGKGGGEADTYVKMMRWNTNVIVKNLKGQ, encoded by the coding sequence ATGAAAAAATGGATATGGTGTGTGTGTTTATTGATACTGATAGGGGGGTGTGAAAGACAAGCCAATCAGCCGGGGGGAGATAAAGGGGGGATAAGAGTAGTATCTGCCAATACGATTATTGCGGATTTTACCCAGGCTGTTGGTGGGGGTAGGATAAATCATACTAGTCTGTTAAAACCGGGGGATGACCCTCACGTATATGAGCCTGTGCCCAAAGATAATATAGAATTGGAAAGGGCAGACATAGTATTCTATAACGGCTACAATCTGGAGGCTAATCTAATCAAACTGATAAAATCCACTAATGTAAGAGGCAAGGCGGTGGCTGTTGCCGAGACAGAAAGGATAAAACCCATGGAAACAGAATATGAGGGCAAAAAACAGGTAGACCCCCATGTATGGATGGACGTGAAAAATGCCATAATAATGGTGGAGACTATCAGGGATGAACTGATAAAAACCAGTCCCAAAGACGAGGCAATTTTCAAGGAAAACGCTGCTGTACTGATACAACAGTTGCAAGACTTAGACAATTGGATAAGACAGCAGATAGCGAGTATTCCTGTAAGTCGGAGGAAACTGATAACCACCCACGATGCCTTTCAATACTACGGTAGGGCTTATGGTATAAAAATACTAGGTACACTAATTGGCATTAGTACGGAAGAACAGCCCAGTGCCCAAACTGTAAGAGAATTAGTGGCGAAAATCAGAAACAGTGGAGTGGAGACTGTTTTTGTGGAAACCAGCATTAATCCAAGACTGATGGAAACAGTGGCGGTGGAAGCTGGGGTGAGGGTAGCTTCTGAGAAACTCTATTCCGACTCTCTTGGCAAGGGGGGGGGAGAAGCAGACACCTATGTGAAAATGATGAGATGGAATACCAATGTCATCGTTAAGAATCTTAAGGGGCAGTAG
- a CDS encoding bifunctional riboflavin kinase/FAD synthetase — protein MTIVTYSQVPPSNRAIALGNFDGLHRGHQCVILPILTYKSKNIKTAVVTFIPHPQEFFTGEKKKLLTPLEEKAKILGQLGVEELILLPFDRELASLTPQQFVADVLHREIGAVFVSVGEDFRFGYRRQGKAKDLENIAKRYGIEVNITPEQSIVLHGEKRRISSSFIRECLLEGRVEIAREMLGREYQIQGRVIEGKKLGRQIGFPTANLEIPPDKFLPRYGVYQAMVELPFPLNGRGQAHNNNSSIVAVVNIGKRPTVDGETVTIEVHIPNWYGDLYGEILNVRLMHFIRDEKKFTSLEELKKQIANDCKTVLDNYFLMSPS, from the coding sequence ATTACAATTGTAACTTACTCCCAAGTTCCTCCCAGTAATAGGGCGATCGCCCTTGGCAATTTTGATGGTCTTCACCGGGGACATCAGTGTGTAATACTGCCCATACTAACATACAAATCAAAAAACATAAAAACGGCAGTGGTTACCTTTATTCCCCATCCCCAGGAGTTTTTCACTGGTGAGAAGAAAAAACTGCTTACTCCTCTAGAAGAAAAGGCCAAAATTCTGGGACAATTGGGTGTAGAAGAGTTAATTTTATTACCTTTTGATAGGGAGTTAGCCTCTCTTACCCCCCAACAATTTGTCGCCGATGTTTTACACAGGGAAATCGGTGCTGTTTTTGTCAGTGTTGGGGAGGATTTTCGTTTTGGCTACCGGAGACAAGGAAAGGCCAAAGACTTAGAAAATATAGCGAAACGATATGGAATAGAAGTCAATATTACCCCTGAACAATCCATTGTTTTACACGGAGAGAAAAGACGTATTAGTAGCTCGTTTATCAGGGAATGTTTGCTGGAGGGTAGGGTAGAAATTGCTAGGGAAATGTTGGGGAGAGAATATCAAATTCAGGGGAGGGTTATTGAGGGTAAAAAATTGGGAAGACAAATAGGGTTTCCCACGGCAAATTTAGAAATCCCCCCAGACAAATTCCTTCCCCGTTATGGGGTATATCAAGCCATGGTAGAATTGCCTTTTCCCTTAAATGGCCGAGGACAAGCCCACAACAACAATAGTAGCATTGTAGCAGTGGTAAATATTGGCAAACGTCCCACTGTGGATGGAGAAACTGTCACAATAGAGGTACATATTCCCAATTGGTATGGAGATTTATACGGGGAAATTCTAAATGTGCGTCTTATGCACTTTATCCGCGATGAGAAAAAATTTACCTCCCTAGAGGAGTTAAAAAAACAAATCGCCAACGACTGTAAGACGGTATTGGATAATTACTTTTTAATGTCTCCTAGTTGA
- a CDS encoding biotin--[acetyl-CoA-carboxylase] ligase, translated as MRKEEYWQNIGENGIKVYLYDSLDSTNNQAWRLRQEENKEFPLVVMAKRQLAGKGQRGKRWESREGGLYLSVGLNLNLPVTALSHLTIFSAATIVETFNQQNIPVRIKWLNDLVLEEKKLGGILWETKTENKLITAAVVGVGLNYENTPPPGGISLQSYFYHTIAKEPPPLQFLARQVIYSLIKGYNDYLNSGIESIINTYNKFLFHLDKEVKLGDNRGRILEVDKGGDLLVKMEAKNAQTVVRLSPEKYQLSYQKEAEGVYRISRRGK; from the coding sequence ATGAGAAAAGAAGAGTACTGGCAAAATATAGGCGAAAATGGGATTAAGGTCTATTTATACGATAGCCTAGATTCTACCAATAACCAAGCCTGGAGACTAAGGCAAGAGGAAAATAAGGAATTTCCCCTAGTGGTGATGGCAAAAAGACAATTAGCAGGAAAAGGACAGAGAGGCAAGAGGTGGGAATCTAGGGAGGGAGGATTATATCTAAGTGTAGGATTAAATTTGAATTTGCCAGTAACAGCCCTATCTCATCTTACAATCTTTAGTGCAGCGACCATTGTCGAGACTTTTAATCAGCAGAATATTCCTGTGAGAATAAAATGGCTTAATGATTTGGTTTTAGAGGAGAAAAAATTGGGGGGAATTTTATGGGAGACAAAAACAGAAAATAAGCTAATCACCGCGGCAGTAGTGGGTGTGGGGCTCAACTACGAAAATACACCGCCTCCCGGGGGAATCAGCCTACAGTCCTACTTTTACCACACAATTGCTAAAGAACCACCCCCACTACAATTTTTGGCTCGCCAGGTCATTTACAGTTTGATTAAGGGCTATAATGATTATTTAAATTCAGGAATAGAAAGTATTATTAATACCTATAATAAGTTTCTTTTTCACCTTGACAAAGAAGTAAAATTAGGGGATAATAGAGGAAGGATTTTAGAAGTGGACAAGGGGGGGGATTTACTGGTAAAAATGGAAGCAAAAAATGCACAGACAGTAGTAAGGCTATCTCCGGAGAAGTATCAGCTCAGCTACCAAAAAGAGGCCGAAGGCGTCTATAGAATAAGCCGGAGAGGAAAGTAA
- a CDS encoding leucyl aminopeptidase, translating into MEIKTNSQNKLNWKGEAIALGFFAQDTITLEGELADLDQRLDGVLSELIAETEFKGKPDTTVVARVGGKNPIRKVIITGLGKEEEVSLDTFRQAAASIARVANQAKVKHLGICLAYPQYDDNTLAQVIAEGIILASHQDNRFKSETQDKKITLETVELLESNAKGEAIERAKIICDGVIFARELVNAPANVVNPVTLAETVQNLAQQYGLQLTILEREDCEKLGMGAFLGVAQASDLPPKFIHLVYKPQTEAKRKLAIVGKGLTFDSGGLNLKGPGSGIETMKMDMGGAAAVFGAAKAIAQLKPPVEVHFISAVTENMISGRAMHPGDILTASNGKTIEVNNTDAEGRLTLADALVYAEKLGVDAIVDLATLTGACIIALGNDIAGLWTKNEQLASQLKTAAAAAGEKIWQMPLEEKYFEQMKSTIADMKNTGTRAGGSITAALFLQQFVKDTPWAHLDIAGPVWAEKPTNLYNEGGTGFGVRTLVNWVLNS; encoded by the coding sequence ATGGAAATAAAAACCAATAGCCAGAACAAATTAAATTGGAAAGGGGAAGCCATAGCCCTTGGTTTTTTTGCCCAGGATACAATCACTCTGGAGGGAGAATTGGCAGATTTAGATCAAAGACTTGACGGTGTATTGAGTGAGTTGATTGCAGAAACAGAATTCAAGGGGAAACCAGACACCACTGTGGTGGCTAGGGTAGGAGGCAAAAATCCCATCAGAAAGGTGATTATCACCGGCTTGGGGAAGGAAGAAGAGGTGAGTTTAGACACCTTCCGTCAGGCAGCGGCCTCCATCGCCAGAGTTGCTAATCAGGCGAAAGTAAAACATTTAGGAATCTGTCTGGCCTATCCCCAATACGATGATAACACCCTAGCCCAGGTGATTGCCGAAGGGATTATTCTTGCCTCCCATCAAGACAACCGTTTTAAGTCTGAGACACAAGATAAAAAGATCACCCTGGAAACAGTGGAGTTGCTGGAATCAAATGCTAAAGGGGAGGCTATCGAAAGGGCAAAAATTATATGCGATGGCGTGATTTTTGCTAGGGAGTTGGTTAACGCACCAGCTAATGTTGTAAACCCCGTCACCTTAGCAGAAACAGTACAAAATCTAGCCCAACAATACGGGTTACAGTTGACCATTCTGGAAAGAGAAGACTGTGAGAAACTGGGAATGGGGGCATTTTTGGGGGTGGCACAAGCCTCTGATTTACCTCCCAAATTCATCCATCTAGTATACAAACCCCAGACAGAGGCAAAACGGAAACTGGCTATTGTGGGCAAGGGATTAACTTTTGATTCCGGCGGCTTGAATTTGAAAGGCCCAGGTAGTGGTATTGAAACCATGAAGATGGATATGGGAGGCGCCGCCGCCGTTTTTGGTGCGGCTAAGGCAATTGCCCAGCTAAAACCCCCAGTAGAAGTGCATTTCATCAGTGCCGTAACTGAGAATATGATCAGTGGTAGGGCAATGCATCCCGGCGACATCCTTACCGCCTCCAATGGCAAGACGATTGAGGTTAACAACACCGATGCAGAAGGGCGTCTTACCCTTGCCGATGCCCTCGTCTATGCCGAAAAATTGGGAGTAGATGCCATAGTAGACTTGGCCACCCTTACTGGTGCCTGTATTATCGCCCTAGGCAACGATATAGCCGGCTTATGGACTAAAAATGAACAACTGGCTTCCCAATTGAAGACTGCCGCCGCCGCTGCCGGAGAGAAAATCTGGCAGATGCCCCTAGAGGAAAAGTACTTTGAACAAATGAAATCTACGATTGCTGACATGAAAAATACAGGTACCCGCGCTGGAGGCTCAATTACGGCAGCCCTCTTCTTGCAACAGTTTGTAAAAGACACCCCCTGGGCCCATTTAGACATTGCTGGGCCAGTTTGGGCAGAAAAACCCACTAACCTTTACAATGAGGGAGGCACTGGTTTTGGTGTTCGCACCCTGGTCAACTGGGTTTTAAATAGTTAA
- a CDS encoding DUF2301 domain-containing membrane protein, whose product MSPQSPVYQGQFGPYQITSADKLEVIVYRLGLTLTGLSFSLGSILFLWRGLNTATELALTLLFFLFILGLGICLETIHIYLQTLRSILRIAWMVGLSFTLFFLLTSDYNLVEYVANHPPCLLGIGFVFVSLTGIFIKEAFCFNRLEAKILSFVVPVTILSYITGILTPKFGGFLLTVWSFLFLIFILRKYSQDIPSDIGDKSVFEYLAKQRELKKQKRAIN is encoded by the coding sequence ATGAGTCCACAATCCCCAGTATACCAAGGACAATTTGGCCCCTATCAGATTACCTCGGCGGATAAACTAGAAGTCATTGTTTATCGTTTGGGTTTAACTCTTACTGGTTTGAGTTTTTCCCTCGGCAGTATTTTGTTTTTATGGAGGGGCCTAAATACTGCCACCGAATTGGCTTTGACTCTGTTGTTTTTCCTGTTTATTTTGGGCTTAGGAATTTGTCTGGAGACTATTCATATTTATCTTCAAACCCTTCGCAGTATATTGAGAATAGCCTGGATGGTGGGATTGAGCTTCACATTGTTTTTCCTGCTTACCAGTGACTATAATTTAGTAGAGTATGTAGCCAATCATCCTCCCTGCTTGCTTGGGATTGGATTTGTTTTTGTAAGTCTGACGGGGATTTTTATCAAGGAGGCATTTTGTTTTAATCGCCTGGAGGCGAAAATCTTGAGTTTTGTTGTGCCCGTCACTATCCTCTCCTATATTACAGGAATTTTAACCCCCAAGTTTGGCGGCTTTTTACTCACAGTCTGGAGCTTTCTGTTTTTGATTTTTATTCTCCGTAAATACAGTCAGGATATTCCTTCAGATATAGGAGACAAGTCTGTGTTTGAATACCTGGCAAAACAAAGAGAATTAAAAAAACAAAAACGGGCAATCAACTAG
- a CDS encoding DUF2062 domain-containing protein: MKNSSRSSFYYHKPLLGNRQKFLQQKNSKPAPTLWRYLRYFKWRLLRIKEHPQRLARGLAVGVFAGCLPLMGLQFAISIFLAFIFRGNKFSALAGTFISNPFTYVPLFLFNFQVGKFLIGLFTDNRQLDFQWNSVDDWRSEGSEIAATLLFGSVVVGLFSAIIAYYGLLYFLHRWRRQSN; encoded by the coding sequence ATGAAAAACTCTTCACGCTCCTCTTTTTATTATCACAAACCATTGCTTGGAAATAGGCAGAAATTTCTCCAACAAAAGAATAGTAAACCTGCCCCAACATTATGGCGTTATCTCAGATATTTTAAATGGCGCCTGTTGCGAATAAAAGAACATCCCCAACGCTTAGCCAGGGGATTGGCCGTGGGAGTCTTCGCCGGGTGTTTGCCCTTAATGGGACTTCAATTTGCTATTAGTATTTTTCTGGCATTTATCTTCAGAGGTAACAAATTTTCTGCCCTAGCTGGTACTTTTATTAGTAATCCATTTACTTATGTGCCCCTGTTTCTTTTTAATTTCCAGGTGGGCAAATTTTTGATTGGTTTGTTTACGGATAATCGCCAACTGGATTTTCAGTGGAATTCTGTAGATGATTGGCGTAGTGAGGGGAGTGAAATAGCTGCAACTCTCTTATTCGGTTCAGTGGTAGTTGGTTTATTTTCTGCTATCATCGCCTATTATGGGCTACTCTATTTTCTACACCGTTGGCGTAGACAATCTAACTAA
- the pruA gene encoding L-glutamate gamma-semialdehyde dehydrogenase: protein MVGSRELAGAKYEEKTQLVARELVAATKEKNIFRQWQQQLQLDEKLMAWAMANPGLRVQLFRFIDTLPALRSKGEVIRHLQQYLTAEEVELPGELKALINFTSPESPAASLAAATIVKAVETLAYKYISGETLKDVIKVVERIRKEKMTFSIDLLGEAVITEKEADSYLQGYLDLISHLGTQATTWPTIPEVDLADGQPLPKVQVSVKLTAFYSQFDPLDFEGSKQRVCERLRPLLRHAHDFGVAVHFDMEQYAYKDVTTAILQDLLLEEEFRQRTDIGVTLQAYLRDSEQDLHRWLQWAKKRESPITVRLVKGAYWDQEVIKSLQNHWEIPVFTQKAETDVNYENLTAILLENHQYLNAAIASHNVRSQAKAIAIAETLGIPKGSFECQILYGMGEDLARAIVKRGHRVRVYAPYGKLLPGMAYLIRRLLENTANTSFLRQKAEGKPVEELIKPPTVSPQTLPLTILDKNEYGAAADTDFGREINTYRIREALTKVHNQLGKTYLPLINGEYVQTEDYIDSLNPSNGEEVVGRVGLVNLDQAEKAIASAKEAFKTWSKTDVTVRANILRRAADIMEARRHQLTAWICYEVGKVVREADAEVSEAIDFCRYYAWQMERLTQGYNYDVPGETNRYFYQPRGIAVIIPPWNFPLAIATGMTVAALVTGNCALLKPAAPSSVIGAKIAEILVEAGIPRGVFQFIPGRGSQVGEYLVKHPDVHIIAFTGSREVGCQIYAQAAIVQPKQKHLKRVIAEMGGKNAIIIDESADLDQAVTGVVQSAFGYSGQKCSACSRVIVLESIYNTFVERLLEAVKSLNVGDARLPSTKVGPVIDAKAQKKILEYIEIGKQEASLALQLPIPSKGYFVPPTVFTDVKPNATIAQEEIFGPVLGVIKAENFDEALQIANNTDYALTGGLYSRTPAHIERARLEFEVGNLYINRGITGAIVARQPFGGFKLSGIGSKAGGPDYLLQFVEPKVVTENVQRHGFAPIQGIDN, encoded by the coding sequence ATGGTAGGCAGTCGGGAGTTGGCAGGAGCAAAATATGAGGAAAAAACGCAACTGGTGGCCAGGGAATTAGTGGCGGCCACGAAGGAAAAAAATATCTTCCGGCAGTGGCAACAACAACTGCAGCTGGATGAGAAATTAATGGCCTGGGCAATGGCCAATCCAGGATTGCGGGTGCAATTGTTTCGTTTTATTGACACTCTGCCAGCATTGAGGAGTAAGGGAGAGGTAATACGACACTTACAACAGTATTTGACGGCAGAAGAGGTGGAATTGCCAGGAGAATTAAAAGCCCTTATCAATTTTACCTCCCCCGAATCCCCTGCGGCTTCCCTGGCGGCGGCAACCATTGTCAAGGCAGTAGAAACTCTGGCCTATAAGTACATCTCCGGGGAGACTCTCAAAGATGTCATCAAGGTGGTGGAAAGAATACGGAAGGAGAAAATGACCTTTTCCATCGACTTGTTGGGGGAGGCGGTTATAACGGAGAAAGAGGCAGATTCCTACCTACAGGGTTATCTGGACTTGATTTCCCACTTGGGAACACAGGCAACTACATGGCCTACTATACCAGAAGTCGATCTTGCCGACGGCCAACCTCTACCCAAAGTCCAGGTGTCTGTCAAGTTGACTGCTTTTTACTCCCAATTCGATCCCCTCGATTTTGAGGGAAGTAAACAAAGAGTATGTGAGCGTTTGCGCCCTCTTTTAAGACATGCCCACGATTTTGGCGTGGCGGTGCACTTTGACATGGAACAGTATGCTTACAAGGATGTTACTACCGCCATCTTACAAGACTTGTTGCTGGAGGAGGAATTCAGACAGAGAACCGATATTGGCGTTACTCTACAGGCTTATTTACGGGATTCAGAGCAAGACTTGCACCGGTGGCTACAATGGGCGAAAAAACGGGAAAGTCCAATAACAGTGCGTTTGGTGAAGGGGGCCTATTGGGATCAAGAGGTGATTAAATCCTTACAAAATCACTGGGAAATCCCCGTATTTACTCAAAAAGCGGAAACAGACGTCAATTATGAGAATCTTACTGCTATTCTCTTGGAAAATCATCAGTATCTAAATGCAGCCATAGCCTCCCATAATGTTCGCAGCCAAGCCAAGGCTATTGCCATTGCCGAAACCCTTGGTATTCCCAAGGGGAGTTTTGAGTGTCAAATTCTCTATGGCATGGGAGAGGATTTGGCCAGAGCTATAGTAAAACGGGGACATAGGGTAAGGGTTTATGCCCCCTATGGTAAACTATTACCGGGGATGGCCTATCTGATTCGTCGTCTACTGGAAAACACTGCCAATACTTCCTTTTTGCGGCAAAAGGCGGAGGGAAAACCGGTAGAGGAATTGATAAAACCCCCTACCGTGTCTCCTCAAACTCTTCCCCTCACCATTCTGGACAAGAATGAATATGGTGCCGCCGCTGATACTGACTTTGGGCGGGAGATTAATACTTATCGTATAAGAGAGGCTTTAACAAAAGTTCACAATCAACTGGGCAAGACTTATCTGCCTCTCATTAATGGGGAGTATGTACAGACGGAAGACTATATAGACTCTCTCAACCCCTCCAATGGGGAAGAGGTGGTGGGCAGAGTGGGCTTAGTTAACCTTGACCAGGCAGAAAAAGCCATAGCTAGTGCCAAAGAGGCGTTTAAGACTTGGAGTAAGACGGATGTCACCGTTAGGGCAAACATCCTCAGAAGAGCTGCTGACATTATGGAGGCCAGACGACACCAGTTGACCGCCTGGATATGTTATGAGGTAGGAAAGGTGGTGAGGGAGGCAGATGCGGAGGTATCGGAGGCCATAGACTTTTGTCGTTATTATGCCTGGCAGATGGAAAGACTGACCCAGGGATATAATTATGATGTGCCTGGGGAGACTAACCGCTACTTTTATCAGCCCCGTGGTATTGCCGTGATTATTCCCCCCTGGAATTTTCCCCTAGCCATTGCCACGGGTATGACTGTGGCGGCTTTGGTGACCGGCAATTGTGCCCTTTTGAAACCCGCCGCCCCCAGCAGTGTAATTGGGGCCAAAATTGCAGAAATTCTGGTGGAGGCTGGCATTCCCAGGGGGGTATTTCAATTTATTCCTGGCAGAGGCAGCCAGGTTGGAGAATACCTAGTAAAACATCCAGATGTACACATAATAGCTTTTACTGGCTCCAGGGAGGTAGGTTGTCAAATCTACGCCCAGGCAGCCATAGTCCAACCAAAACAAAAACACCTCAAACGGGTAATTGCAGAAATGGGGGGCAAAAATGCTATCATCATCGATGAGAGTGCCGATTTAGACCAGGCCGTTACGGGTGTAGTACAATCCGCCTTCGGATATAGTGGCCAAAAGTGTTCTGCCTGTTCCCGTGTCATTGTCCTGGAGAGCATTTATAATACATTTGTAGAACGTCTCTTAGAGGCAGTAAAATCCCTTAATGTGGGGGATGCCAGACTGCCGAGTACCAAAGTTGGACCCGTTATTGATGCCAAGGCCCAGAAGAAAATCCTGGAGTACATAGAAATAGGGAAACAAGAGGCCTCCCTTGCCCTACAACTGCCTATTCCCAGTAAGGGCTACTTTGTCCCACCTACCGTTTTTACAGATGTAAAGCCAAATGCTACTATCGCCCAGGAGGAGATATTTGGGCCAGTGTTAGGGGTTATCAAGGCGGAAAACTTTGACGAGGCCCTACAGATAGCCAACAATACCGACTATGCCCTCACCGGTGGCCTTTATTCCCGCACCCCCGCCCACATCGAAAGGGCAAGGCTGGAGTTTGAGGTAGGTAACCTCTACATCAACCGGGGCATTACCGGCGCCATTGTTGCCAGACAACCCTTTGGGGGTTTCAAACTATCTGGCATTGGCTCCAAAGCTGGGGGCCCTGATTATCTGCTACAATTTGTAGAGCCTAAGGTAGTCACTGAGAATGTTCAGCGTCATGGCTTTGCCCCCATCCAGGGAATAGATAACTAA
- a CDS encoding SAM-dependent chlorinase/fluorinase, which yields MIVLLTDFGLQDVYVGVMKGVIYSINPSVTLVDLTHGIPRQNIFAASFALQESVPFFPDNTIYLAVVDPGVGSERKPLAISFDRGILVGPNNGIFTGVINNYKIKEIRELTNCKYWLIPNPSNTFHGRDIFAPVAAYISKGIPLQQLGNQLEERELIRLPLPPLQVKSTEIIGAIQYIDIYGNLITNIPAKLLENKNWCVVDKEITIPHRLTYSSVGVNQLVALIGSHGYLEIAVNQGSAKMFLNKEYGDTITVKIYS from the coding sequence ATGATTGTCTTATTGACTGATTTTGGACTTCAGGATGTTTATGTGGGGGTGATGAAAGGGGTTATTTATAGTATTAATCCCTCCGTTACTTTGGTAGATTTAACCCATGGAATCCCCCGACAAAATATTTTTGCCGCCAGTTTTGCCCTGCAGGAATCTGTCCCCTTTTTCCCCGACAATACCATTTATTTGGCTGTAGTAGATCCGGGAGTTGGCAGTGAGAGGAAACCTTTGGCTATCTCCTTTGATAGAGGGATACTTGTAGGCCCCAATAATGGTATTTTTACTGGGGTCATTAACAATTATAAAATCAAAGAAATCAGAGAATTAACTAATTGTAAATACTGGCTAATCCCCAATCCCAGTAACACTTTCCATGGGCGAGACATTTTTGCACCTGTGGCAGCATATATAAGCAAAGGAATCCCCCTACAACAGCTGGGCAATCAGCTGGAGGAAAGGGAATTAATTAGACTTCCTTTACCTCCTTTACAGGTAAAATCTACAGAAATAATCGGGGCAATTCAGTATATTGATATTTATGGCAACCTGATAACTAACATACCGGCAAAACTGTTAGAAAATAAAAACTGGTGTGTGGTGGACAAAGAAATAACAATACCCCACCGGCTAACCTACAGCAGTGTTGGGGTTAACCAGTTAGTGGCGTTAATTGGCAGTCATGGGTATCTAGAAATAGCCGTCAATCAGGGAAGTGCTAAAATGTTTTTGAACAAGGAATATGGCGATACCATCACGGTTAAAATTTACAGTTAA
- a CDS encoding RNA polymerase sigma factor, RpoD/SigA family, with amino-acid sequence MSNAKINANLVKVSESDKRKTNTVDMVRTYLQEIGKVPLLSHEQEILFGKQVQQMMAMYKIKEELTKELGREPTLEEWAAKANKTPKELQKILYQGKRAKQKMIEANLRLVVAIAKKYQKRNMEFLDLIQEGSLGLERGVEKFDPTKGFKFSTYAYWWIRQAITRAIAQQGRTIRLPIHITEKLNKIKKTQRELSQKLGRSPTPAEIAEALDLEPAQIREYFSIARQPISLDVKVGDNQDTELSELLEDDGVSPDNYITQELLRQDLQKLLGELNPQQQQVVKLRFGLEDGKELSLAKIGQRMNISRERVRQLEQQALAHLRKRRNTVKEYVAG; translated from the coding sequence ATGTCCAACGCCAAGATAAACGCTAACCTAGTAAAGGTAAGCGAATCAGACAAGAGAAAAACCAACACTGTAGATATGGTTCGCACCTATCTACAGGAAATCGGGAAAGTTCCTCTTTTAAGCCACGAACAGGAAATCCTGTTTGGCAAGCAGGTACAGCAAATGATGGCTATGTACAAGATAAAGGAGGAACTGACCAAAGAATTGGGAAGGGAACCCACCCTAGAGGAATGGGCGGCAAAAGCCAACAAAACCCCCAAGGAGTTACAGAAAATCCTCTATCAGGGCAAAAGGGCAAAGCAGAAGATGATTGAGGCCAATCTGCGGCTGGTAGTGGCCATAGCCAAGAAGTACCAGAAACGCAACATGGAGTTTTTAGACCTAATTCAAGAAGGGAGTCTAGGACTAGAAAGAGGGGTGGAAAAGTTTGACCCCACCAAGGGTTTTAAATTCTCCACTTATGCCTACTGGTGGATTCGTCAAGCCATTACCAGGGCCATAGCCCAACAGGGCAGAACCATCCGTCTTCCAATCCATATTACCGAAAAATTGAACAAAATCAAGAAGACCCAAAGGGAATTGTCTCAAAAACTGGGACGCAGCCCAACCCCGGCAGAAATCGCAGAAGCCCTAGACCTAGAACCGGCGCAAATACGAGAGTACTTCAGCATTGCCCGTCAGCCCATATCCCTAGACGTGAAGGTGGGGGACAACCAAGACACGGAATTGTCAGAATTGCTAGAGGATGATGGCGTATCTCCAGATAATTATATTACCCAGGAGTTATTGCGTCAAGACCTACAAAAACTGTTGGGAGAATTGAATCCCCAACAACAACAGGTGGTAAAACTCAGATTCGGCCTAGAAGACGGGAAAGAATTGTCCTTGGCGAAAATCGGGCAAAGAATGAATATCAGTCGGGAAAGGGTACGTCAACTGGAACAACAGGCTTTAGCCCATCTGCGCAAGAGGAGAAATACCGTCAAGGAATATGTGGCAGGCTGA